One window from the genome of Bacillus weihaiensis encodes:
- a CDS encoding response regulator transcription factor produces the protein MRTGEGCRVVIVDDEQLIRQGIKHYVQWEQEGFQIVGEASNGQEALEVIERTNPHIVLTDIVMPIMDGEELTRIVKSKFPHIEIIILSSFGEFEYVRSTFQSGAVDYILKPKLDSEILLAVLKKAVERIPSLQQGADDVEIQVSAETMIDKYLSGYESDYDEHFIQQAFPLPHFCLVAIDLRLSDGGKNQEEISEIVKEALITTIEGPIIQAFRVDSNVSAFLVNFSGKRTNDRLEGVATQLEKYAHVHDLSILLTNSFESFTQIVVKYNEVIKKMLQYRFYYPSVTLTEEHHLEQEVPKIDSFNLDKFTNDFKHERFDAAFTYLESHITLLSSHYTTDILEYKSFFGNIIFTMSILLNNLEYNVKSLENEKFHFFNAIDEAKTASKVVEELQAFIEKAKEIIAANRSLSGQSNFQLILDFIEEHYSEPLSLTGVANHFHFNPSYLSSYFAAHNKEGFNEYLNRIRIEEAVKLLVQTTTPISEISGLVGYSDHSYFCKVFKKLKDQSPSQYRRNQKAK, from the coding sequence TTGAGAACGGGTGAAGGGTGTAGAGTTGTCATTGTCGATGACGAACAATTAATACGACAGGGAATAAAACACTATGTTCAATGGGAACAAGAGGGTTTTCAAATAGTTGGTGAGGCTTCAAATGGCCAAGAGGCTCTTGAAGTGATTGAACGAACAAATCCTCATATCGTACTTACAGATATTGTGATGCCGATTATGGATGGAGAGGAATTGACTAGGATTGTTAAAAGTAAATTTCCTCATATTGAAATTATTATTTTAAGTAGCTTTGGTGAATTTGAATATGTGAGGTCAACGTTTCAAAGTGGGGCAGTAGACTATATATTAAAGCCGAAGCTTGATTCGGAGATCTTACTTGCGGTGTTAAAAAAAGCTGTAGAACGAATACCTTCCTTACAGCAAGGTGCTGATGATGTGGAAATCCAGGTTAGTGCGGAAACAATGATTGATAAGTATCTGTCTGGATATGAATCAGATTATGATGAACACTTCATACAGCAAGCTTTTCCATTGCCTCATTTTTGCTTAGTAGCTATTGATTTAAGGCTCAGTGATGGGGGTAAGAATCAGGAAGAAATCAGTGAAATCGTAAAGGAAGCACTAATAACGACGATTGAAGGTCCCATTATTCAAGCTTTCAGGGTCGATTCTAATGTAAGCGCATTTCTTGTAAATTTTTCAGGAAAACGGACAAATGACAGGCTGGAAGGTGTAGCCACTCAATTAGAGAAATATGCACACGTTCATGATCTATCCATTTTACTGACTAATTCATTTGAGAGCTTCACTCAAATTGTCGTGAAATATAATGAAGTCATAAAAAAAATGCTGCAATATCGATTTTATTATCCTTCGGTAACACTAACAGAAGAACATCATTTGGAGCAAGAAGTACCAAAAATCGACTCGTTTAATTTGGACAAGTTTACAAACGATTTTAAACATGAGCGATTTGATGCTGCATTTACTTATTTGGAAAGTCATATTACATTATTATCGAGTCATTACACAACGGATATTCTAGAGTATAAATCTTTTTTTGGGAACATCATTTTTACCATGTCAATCTTACTTAATAACTTAGAGTACAATGTGAAGAGTCTTGAAAATGAGAAGTTTCACTTCTTTAATGCAATTGATGAAGCAAAAACAGCATCAAAGGTTGTAGAAGAATTACAGGCGTTTATTGAAAAGGCCAAAGAAATTATTGCTGCGAACCGAAGTTTATCAGGGCAATCTAATTTCCAGTTGATATTGGATTTTATAGAAGAGCATTATTCAGAACCACTTAGCCTGACAGGTGTTGCAAATCACTTCCATTTTAATCCTTCTTATCTTTCTAGCTATTTTGCAGCACATAATAAAGAAGGGTTTAATGAATACCTGAATAGAATACGTATTGAAGAAGCCGTGAAGCTATTAGTTCAGACGACTACACCAATCTCAGAGATTAGTGGACTTGTTGGATATTCAGATCATAGTTATTTTTGTAAAGTATTTAAAAAGCTAAAAGATCAATCACCTAGTCAATATAGACGGAATCAAAAAGCGAAGTGA
- the yhbH gene encoding sporulation protein YhbH yields the protein MSGQEKQNFVISQEDWTLHRKGQDDQTRHQEKVQEAIRNNLPDLITEESIVMSNGKDVVKIPIRSLDEYKIRYNYDKNKHVGQGDGESQVGDVVARDGSQSDAKGPGKGQGAGDQAGEDYYEAEVSILELEAALFKELELPHLKQKERDDIVIENIEFNDIRRTGLMGNVDKKRTMLSAYKRNAMGGKSTFHPIYPEDLKFKTWNEVVKPESKAVVIAMMDTSGSMGLWEKYMARSFFFWMTRFLRTKYEKVDIEFIAHHTEAKIVSEEDFFSKGESGGTICSSAYRKALEVIDQKYNPSRFNIYPFHFSDGDNLTSDNARCVKLVGELMKVSNMFGYGEVNQYNRHSTLMSAYKNISDEKFRHYILKQKADVFQAMKSFFRKDEENKMYA from the coding sequence ATGTCAGGTCAAGAAAAGCAGAATTTTGTTATCTCACAAGAAGACTGGACCCTCCATCGCAAAGGCCAAGACGACCAAACACGTCATCAAGAAAAAGTCCAAGAAGCGATCCGTAACAACCTTCCAGACCTTATAACAGAAGAAAGTATCGTCATGTCTAACGGAAAGGACGTTGTTAAGATTCCCATTCGTTCACTTGACGAATATAAGATTCGCTATAATTATGATAAAAATAAGCATGTGGGCCAAGGTGATGGAGAAAGTCAGGTTGGTGATGTAGTTGCAAGAGATGGCTCTCAGTCAGATGCGAAGGGTCCAGGAAAAGGTCAAGGAGCAGGAGACCAAGCAGGCGAAGATTATTATGAAGCCGAGGTTTCGATCTTAGAGCTTGAAGCAGCATTATTTAAGGAATTAGAATTACCTCATTTAAAACAAAAAGAACGCGACGATATAGTTATTGAGAATATTGAATTTAATGACATTCGCCGAACAGGTTTAATGGGAAATGTGGATAAAAAGCGAACCATGCTTTCCGCCTATAAACGAAATGCAATGGGAGGAAAATCAACCTTCCACCCTATTTATCCAGAGGATCTTAAATTCAAAACATGGAACGAAGTTGTAAAGCCTGAGTCAAAGGCAGTCGTCATCGCCATGATGGATACAAGTGGCTCCATGGGCTTATGGGAAAAATACATGGCACGAAGCTTCTTTTTCTGGATGACTCGCTTCCTACGTACAAAATATGAAAAAGTAGACATTGAATTTATTGCTCATCATACCGAAGCAAAAATTGTGTCAGAAGAAGACTTTTTTTCTAAAGGAGAAAGTGGTGGTACCATTTGCTCTTCCGCTTATCGAAAAGCATTAGAAGTGATTGACCAAAAATACAACCCGTCTCGTTTTAACATCTATCCTTTCCACTTTTCAGATGGTGACAACCTAACCTCAGATAATGCTAGATGCGTAAAACTTGTTGGCGAACTGATGAAGGTATCTAATATGTTTGGATATGGTGAAGTAAATCAGTACAACAGGCATTCGACCCTAATGTCCGCATATAAAAACATCTCTGATGAAAAATTCCGTCATTATATCCTCAAGCAAAAAGCAGACGTATTCCAAGCAATGAAAAGTTTCTTTAGAAAAGACGAAGAAAATAAGATGTATGCATGA
- a CDS encoding calcium/sodium antiporter codes for MVYVLLILGFVLLIKGADLFVDGSSSIARAFHVSPLLIGLTIVAFGTSSPEATVSIIAAIEENPGVALGNVIGSNILNTSLVVGVAAILHPLKVESTTIRKEIPFTLLASLALLILVSDQALQLAGENLLTRGDGFIILLFFMIFLYYIFEIAKNSREKTKEEETEDVKPSSWKKNTLLTVGGLLGILFGGELVVSNATEIAYSFGMSETLAGLTIIAIGTSLPELITSITAALKKESEIALGNIVGSNIFNILFVLGTTAAIHPLTVSNMIITDITIMIILTFVLLIFSRTNFKIGKIEGSLLVITYIVYMIYIIIRN; via the coding sequence ATGGTTTATGTTTTATTAATCCTAGGTTTTGTCCTTTTGATTAAAGGTGCAGATTTATTTGTTGATGGTTCATCTAGTATCGCCCGAGCTTTTCATGTGTCTCCGCTATTGATTGGTTTAACTATTGTCGCATTCGGAACAAGCTCGCCTGAAGCAACCGTCAGTATCATTGCAGCTATTGAAGAGAATCCCGGAGTAGCTTTAGGAAATGTTATTGGAAGTAATATATTGAATACAAGCTTGGTGGTGGGAGTGGCTGCTATTCTCCATCCTTTAAAAGTAGAAAGTACCACGATTCGCAAAGAAATTCCCTTTACCTTATTGGCTAGTTTGGCTTTACTTATATTGGTTAGTGATCAGGCTTTGCAACTAGCTGGTGAAAACCTTCTGACAAGAGGAGACGGCTTCATTATCCTATTATTCTTTATGATCTTCTTATATTACATATTTGAAATTGCAAAGAATAGCCGAGAAAAAACAAAAGAGGAAGAGACAGAGGATGTAAAACCTAGCTCCTGGAAGAAGAACACCCTGTTAACCGTTGGCGGCTTACTTGGTATTTTATTTGGTGGTGAATTAGTTGTAAGTAACGCCACTGAAATTGCTTATTCATTTGGTATGAGTGAAACATTAGCTGGCTTAACAATCATCGCCATTGGTACCTCTTTACCGGAATTGATTACGTCAATTACTGCTGCGCTTAAGAAAGAAAGTGAAATAGCACTTGGTAACATAGTAGGTAGTAACATTTTTAATATTCTATTTGTTCTTGGTACGACTGCCGCTATACATCCGTTGACTGTAAGCAATATGATTATTACAGATATTACGATTATGATTATCTTAACCTTCGTCTTACTCATCTTTTCTCGCACAAATTTTAAAATTGGAAAGATTGAAGGTAGCCTATTGGTAATTACATACATCGTTTATATGATATATATCATCATCCGAAACTAA
- a CDS encoding DUF6407 family protein, whose amino-acid sequence MTFEEFVRMTIESLDTFNPKSMKDQKIILKEAIHQYKLKSNVTLEAGKEVLYLYSMAEENMLNRISELASSSFEVGNVEELFEGAVVRRY is encoded by the coding sequence ATGACATTTGAAGAATTCGTGCGAATGACCATTGAAAGTCTTGATACATTTAACCCAAAAAGTATGAAAGATCAAAAAATCATTCTTAAAGAAGCCATCCACCAATACAAGTTGAAAAGTAATGTGACACTTGAAGCTGGGAAAGAGGTTTTATACCTCTATTCTATGGCTGAGGAGAATATGTTAAACAGAATTTCAGAGCTAGCTTCCTCATCTTTTGAAGTGGGGAATGTAGAAGAGTTGTTTGAAGGTGCTGTCGTGAGGAGATATTAA
- a CDS encoding PrkA family serine protein kinase, which translates to MDILKKIEKYREDEERLKWEGTFVEYLDIVKEKPWVAQSAHSRVYNMIKDAGIEEVDGKRTYKFFDHQLYGLEDALERLVEEYFHPAAKRLDVRKRILLLMGPVSGGKSTLVTILKRGLEAYSLTDRGAVYAIKGCPMHEDPLHLIPHHLREDFYDEYGIRIEGNLSPLNVMRLEQEYGGRIEDVRVERVFLSEDKRTGIGTFSPSDPKSQDIADLTGSIDFSTIAEYGSESDPRAYRFDGELNKANRGMMEFQEMLKCDEKFLWHLLSLTQEGNFKAGRFALISADELIVAHTNETEYRSFISNKKNEALHSRIIVMPVPYNLKVTQEERIYEKMIKESDVSDVHIAPHTLKVAAMFTILTRLKDPKRGDIDLVKKMRLYDGESVEGFNSVDVAELQKEYNDEGMTGIDPRYVINRISSTIIRKEVPSINALDVLRALKEGLDQHASISNEDREKYLNFISVARKLYDDIAKKEVQKAFVYSYEESAKTLMDNYLDNVEAYCNKNKLRDPLTGEEMNPDEKLMRSIEEQIGISENAKKAFREEILIRISAYARKGKRFDYNSHERLREAIQKKLFADLKDVVKITTSSKTPDEQQLKKINEVVARLIDEHGYNSTSANDLLRYVGSLLNR; encoded by the coding sequence ATGGATATCTTAAAAAAGATTGAAAAGTACAGAGAAGATGAAGAGCGTTTAAAGTGGGAAGGTACCTTCGTAGAGTATTTGGATATTGTTAAGGAGAAGCCGTGGGTCGCGCAATCTGCTCACTCCAGGGTTTACAATATGATTAAAGATGCTGGAATCGAAGAAGTAGATGGAAAAAGAACGTATAAATTCTTTGATCATCAATTATACGGTTTAGAAGATGCTCTAGAACGATTAGTAGAGGAATATTTTCACCCTGCAGCTAAACGATTAGACGTAAGAAAACGGATTTTACTATTAATGGGACCAGTAAGTGGAGGGAAATCAACGCTAGTCACGATTTTGAAGCGTGGTCTTGAGGCATACTCCTTAACAGATCGAGGAGCCGTTTATGCCATTAAAGGCTGCCCGATGCACGAGGACCCTTTACATCTCATACCACATCATTTACGAGAAGATTTCTATGATGAGTATGGCATACGAATTGAAGGGAATCTCTCCCCATTAAATGTCATGCGCCTTGAGCAGGAATATGGTGGACGAATTGAGGATGTACGGGTTGAGCGAGTATTCTTATCAGAAGACAAACGTACAGGTATCGGAACATTTAGTCCATCAGATCCTAAATCACAGGATATTGCCGATTTAACAGGGAGTATTGATTTCTCAACAATTGCGGAATACGGTTCGGAGTCTGATCCTCGTGCGTACCGTTTTGATGGAGAATTAAACAAAGCAAACCGAGGAATGATGGAATTCCAGGAGATGCTAAAATGTGATGAGAAATTCTTGTGGCACTTACTTTCGCTTACGCAAGAAGGGAACTTCAAAGCCGGCCGATTTGCGTTAATATCCGCTGATGAGCTTATCGTCGCACATACTAATGAAACAGAGTACCGTTCCTTTATTTCTAATAAAAAGAATGAAGCCCTCCATTCCCGTATTATCGTGATGCCTGTTCCTTACAATTTAAAGGTTACACAAGAAGAGCGAATCTATGAAAAAATGATTAAAGAAAGTGACGTGTCAGATGTTCATATTGCTCCACATACATTAAAGGTTGCAGCTATGTTTACCATTTTAACTCGTCTTAAGGATCCAAAAAGAGGCGACATTGATTTAGTGAAAAAAATGCGACTCTATGATGGAGAGAGTGTGGAAGGCTTTAATTCAGTAGATGTAGCTGAGCTTCAAAAAGAGTACAATGACGAAGGGATGACAGGGATTGACCCTCGTTATGTCATTAATCGAATCTCTTCTACAATTATTCGAAAAGAAGTTCCTTCCATTAATGCATTAGACGTTCTTCGTGCCTTAAAAGAAGGTCTTGACCAACATGCTTCCATCTCAAACGAAGACCGTGAAAAATATTTAAATTTCATCTCCGTTGCGCGTAAATTATACGATGATATCGCGAAAAAAGAAGTACAAAAAGCCTTTGTCTACTCATATGAGGAGTCTGCAAAAACGCTTATGGACAATTACTTAGATAATGTAGAAGCGTATTGTAATAAAAACAAGCTTCGTGATCCATTAACGGGTGAAGAAATGAATCCAGACGAAAAGCTTATGCGTTCCATTGAGGAGCAAATTGGCATTTCTGAAAATGCGAAGAAAGCGTTCCGTGAAGAAATTCTAATTAGAATCTCAGCATATGCTCGTAAAGGCAAACGCTTTGACTACAACTCACATGAACGCCTACGTGAGGCAATTCAGAAGAAGTTATTCGCTGACTTAAAGGACGTTGTCAAGATTACGACCTCTTCGAAAACACCTGATGAACAACAATTAAAGAAAATCAATGAAGTTGTGGCAAGGCTAATTGATGAACATGGCTATAACTCAACATCAGCAAATGATTTGCTACGTTACGTAGGAAGCTTATTAAACCGATAA
- the trmL gene encoding tRNA (uridine(34)/cytosine(34)/5-carboxymethylaminomethyluridine(34)-2'-O)-methyltransferase TrmL: MTELALHVVLYQPEIPANTGNIARSCAATNTTLHLIRPLGFSTDDKMLKRAGLDYWEHVKVIYHDSLEELFETYSNGEFFYLTKFGKQPHTTFDYSETDRDYFFVFGRETTGLPKDLLEANMDKCLRLPMTEHVRSLNLSNTAAILIYEALRQQNYPGLT, translated from the coding sequence GTGACAGAATTGGCTTTACACGTAGTATTATATCAACCAGAAATACCTGCAAATACAGGAAATATTGCACGTTCATGTGCAGCAACAAATACGACTTTACATTTAATCCGTCCATTAGGATTTTCAACAGATGATAAAATGTTGAAAAGAGCTGGCTTGGATTACTGGGAGCATGTAAAGGTCATATACCATGACTCTCTTGAAGAATTATTTGAAACCTATTCAAACGGTGAATTCTTCTATTTAACGAAATTTGGCAAACAGCCACATACAACCTTCGATTATAGTGAAACTGATAGGGACTATTTCTTTGTCTTTGGTCGTGAAACAACGGGTCTTCCGAAGGATTTATTAGAGGCTAACATGGATAAGTGCTTACGCTTACCAATGACAGAACATGTACGTTCGTTAAATCTTTCAAACACGGCTGCTATTTTAATTTACGAAGCACTTAGACAACAAAATTACCCAGGCTTAACATAA
- a CDS encoding amidase domain-containing protein, which translates to MKKILSQLNTDKLQMLVNKKLMKQMRHNEELLALERKIECNEKRKVEVVKGHSETRITQLTDAGDKLQDVFYTNHHKWLHKQKEYFYLEERKEFRKASFYRDELVDDFALHSEGDTNTQSFSTSDDQSRNNQPFTYDRLAAVQYAERWWDDHNPHYKNFEVNCTNFVSQCLHAGNASMRGYPNRSSGWWMQQNNWSYSWSVANAMTNFLHHSKTGLRAKKVDRAEQLIPGDLICYDFQGDGRFDHTTFVVAKDEENMPLVNAQTYNSRMRYWAYEDSTAYTPNIQYAFFHIIDDTSSK; encoded by the coding sequence ATGAAAAAAATTCTTTCGCAATTAAATACCGATAAGCTACAGATGCTTGTCAATAAAAAGCTGATGAAACAAATGCGACATAATGAAGAGCTTCTTGCACTTGAACGAAAGATTGAATGCAATGAAAAAAGAAAGGTTGAAGTTGTAAAAGGACATTCAGAGACTCGGATTACTCAACTTACGGATGCAGGGGATAAGCTACAGGATGTCTTTTATACGAACCACCACAAATGGCTTCATAAGCAAAAGGAGTATTTCTATCTGGAGGAAAGGAAGGAATTTCGCAAAGCAAGCTTTTATCGTGATGAGCTTGTTGACGATTTTGCCCTTCATTCAGAAGGTGATACGAATACACAGTCCTTTTCAACCAGCGATGATCAGAGTAGGAATAACCAGCCATTTACTTATGACCGTTTAGCGGCTGTTCAATATGCAGAGCGATGGTGGGATGATCACAATCCACATTACAAAAATTTTGAAGTGAATTGTACAAATTTTGTTTCTCAATGCTTACATGCTGGCAATGCATCCATGCGAGGCTATCCGAATCGTTCTTCGGGCTGGTGGATGCAGCAGAATAATTGGAGCTATAGCTGGTCTGTTGCCAATGCTATGACAAATTTCCTTCATCACTCGAAAACCGGGTTACGTGCGAAAAAAGTAGATCGTGCAGAGCAATTGATACCGGGCGATCTTATCTGTTATGATTTTCAAGGTGATGGTCGCTTTGATCACACTACCTTTGTTGTCGCAAAAGATGAAGAGAATATGCCGCTAGTAAATGCACAAACTTATAATAGTCGTATGAGGTATTGGGCATATGAAGATTCAACAGCCTATACCCCGAATATTCAATATGCCTTTTTTCATATCATAGATGATACGTCTAGCAAGTAA
- a CDS encoding SDR family NAD(P)-dependent oxidoreductase: MIKTALITGATSGIGYEFVKLFSRGGYNLVVVGRNEEKLDEIEQVFHHVEITRIQKDLSKPGAAKEIFEELSKLGITIDVVVNNAGFGLLGEFDTVSLEEQSRMIQLNITALTELTHYFLPYMKKMNDGKIVNIASTAAFQPGPLMAVYYATKAYVLSFSEALAEELKGKNITVTTICPGATKTNFGAAANVEHTIMFSNAMDAKEVAKQSYEGIMKGRRVVIPGAKNKAGAYAAKFLPRSLTAKIAKAVAGEK, translated from the coding sequence ATGATTAAAACAGCACTTATTACTGGAGCAACAAGTGGAATAGGCTATGAATTTGTAAAGCTATTTTCCAGGGGTGGATATAACTTAGTTGTTGTTGGAAGAAATGAAGAAAAATTAGACGAAATTGAGCAAGTTTTTCATCACGTAGAAATTACGAGAATTCAAAAGGATCTTAGTAAACCAGGAGCTGCAAAGGAGATTTTTGAAGAGCTGTCTAAGCTAGGGATAACGATTGACGTTGTTGTGAACAATGCAGGCTTCGGACTATTAGGTGAATTTGATACGGTATCGTTAGAAGAACAATCGAGAATGATTCAACTAAATATAACGGCCTTAACAGAGTTAACTCATTATTTCCTACCATATATGAAAAAAATGAATGACGGAAAGATTGTAAATATTGCGAGTACAGCGGCCTTTCAGCCTGGTCCTTTAATGGCTGTGTATTATGCAACAAAAGCGTACGTGTTATCTTTTTCAGAAGCGCTAGCAGAAGAATTAAAAGGAAAGAACATTACTGTTACAACAATTTGTCCAGGAGCGACTAAGACAAATTTTGGAGCGGCTGCAAATGTTGAACATACAATTATGTTTAGTAACGCAATGGATGCTAAGGAAGTGGCGAAACAAAGCTACGAGGGCATCATGAAAGGGAGACGTGTGGTCATTCCTGGAGCAAAGAACAAAGCTGGTGCCTATGCAGCGAAGTTTCTACCGCGTTCACTAACAGCAAAAATTGCAAAGGCGGTAGCAGGAGAAAAGTAA
- the queG gene encoding tRNA epoxyqueuosine(34) reductase QueG: MNSEQLKQEVIAYSKEIGIDKIGFTSASMFEELKQRLINQQELGYQSGFEEPDIEKRVTPIKLLPKASSIISIALAYPSKLKDAPKSTKEDRRGIFCRASWGQDYHMVLRDRLAKLEAFLKEKLPDVEVKSMVDTGELSDRAVAERAGIGWSGKNCAIITPEFGSYVYLGEMITNVPFPPDQPMEDQCGTCRKCLDVCPTGALVQPGQLDSSKCIAFLTQTKGFLADEYRTKIGNRIYGCDTCQTVCPVNKGKDFHFHEEMEPDPELAKPKLKPLLTMSNREFKETFGHMSGSWRGKKPLQRNAILALAHFKDTTALKDLLKLAKEDPRPVIRGTAAWAIGKIGDQTMKDELKALLLNEKDEQVIEEMNKGLRLLGEEVEPEVGKSTS, from the coding sequence ATGAATAGTGAACAGCTAAAACAAGAAGTCATTGCCTATAGCAAGGAAATAGGGATTGATAAGATCGGATTTACAAGTGCAAGTATGTTCGAAGAATTAAAACAACGTCTCATAAACCAACAGGAACTTGGGTATCAATCAGGCTTTGAGGAGCCTGATATTGAGAAACGAGTTACTCCGATTAAGCTGTTACCAAAGGCTAGCTCCATCATTTCTATTGCACTAGCCTATCCTTCAAAGCTAAAGGATGCACCAAAAAGCACAAAGGAAGATCGTCGAGGAATCTTCTGTCGTGCTTCATGGGGACAGGACTACCATATGGTTCTTAGAGATCGACTTGCAAAATTAGAAGCCTTTTTAAAAGAAAAGCTACCGGATGTCGAAGTGAAATCGATGGTTGATACAGGAGAATTATCTGATCGTGCTGTAGCAGAAAGAGCGGGTATTGGATGGAGTGGAAAGAATTGCGCTATTATTACACCAGAATTTGGTTCATATGTTTATCTTGGTGAGATGATAACCAATGTACCTTTTCCACCAGATCAGCCAATGGAAGATCAATGTGGAACATGTAGAAAATGCTTGGATGTATGTCCAACAGGGGCCCTTGTTCAGCCAGGTCAGCTTGACTCCTCGAAGTGTATAGCCTTCTTAACGCAAACAAAAGGATTTTTAGCGGATGAATATCGAACAAAAATCGGAAATCGCATTTATGGGTGTGATACGTGTCAAACGGTTTGCCCGGTGAATAAAGGAAAGGACTTTCATTTTCATGAGGAAATGGAGCCTGATCCGGAGCTTGCAAAGCCAAAGCTTAAACCATTGCTCACAATGAGTAATCGTGAATTTAAAGAGACATTTGGTCATATGTCTGGCTCTTGGCGAGGCAAGAAGCCATTACAGCGGAATGCCATCCTAGCGCTTGCTCATTTTAAAGATACTACTGCTCTTAAAGATTTGCTGAAGCTTGCAAAAGAAGATCCAAGACCTGTTATTCGTGGGACGGCAGCGTGGGCAATAGGGAAAATTGGAGATCAGACAATGAAGGATGAATTAAAAGCTCTTCTATTAAACGAAAAAGATGAACAAGTAATAGAAGAAATGAATAAAGGTTTACGCTTATTAGGAGAAGAAGTAGAACCAGAAGTTGGGAAGTCAACGTCATAA
- a CDS encoding B3/4 domain-containing protein: MEITIDSTLKSIEPNVKVGVVTYKGITVGDSPQMLKGRLQLFQESLYFDFTDKKITDIPAIQEWRKLFKSAGTDPNRYRPSNEALFRRVQKQQFVGTVNSAVDMNNFLSLQYQIPLGIYDRNKVAGDRITISIGSEHASYTAINEREISLSNKIVSLDSEGPFGSPYVDSKRTSVTTATKAAVHLIYLQPSMGKDEALKLLNALSTMFTQIHGGEATFDVI, from the coding sequence ATGGAAATAACCATTGATTCTACATTAAAATCAATTGAGCCAAATGTAAAGGTTGGTGTTGTTACGTATAAGGGTATTACTGTCGGGGATTCTCCACAAATGTTAAAAGGACGGTTACAGCTATTTCAGGAATCACTTTATTTTGATTTTACTGATAAGAAAATAACTGACATTCCCGCTATCCAAGAATGGAGAAAGCTATTTAAGTCGGCAGGCACTGACCCTAATCGCTATCGTCCATCAAATGAAGCACTATTTAGGAGAGTTCAGAAACAGCAGTTTGTAGGAACCGTAAACTCTGCTGTTGATATGAACAATTTCCTTTCTCTTCAATATCAAATTCCATTAGGAATCTATGATAGGAATAAAGTAGCCGGAGATCGAATCACAATCTCAATTGGAAGTGAGCATGCTTCTTATACGGCTATTAATGAACGTGAAATTTCGTTATCAAATAAAATTGTATCACTCGATTCAGAAGGTCCTTTTGGTAGTCCTTATGTGGATTCTAAAAGAACCTCTGTTACCACGGCCACAAAAGCTGCTGTTCACCTAATTTATTTACAGCCATCAATGGGAAAAGATGAAGCACTTAAATTGCTCAACGCGTTATCCACTATGTTTACCCAAATTCATGGCGGTGAAGCAACATTTGATGTCATTTAG